One genomic segment of Fusobacterium nucleatum includes these proteins:
- a CDS encoding NfeD family protein: MGYVFWLILTIIFSIIEFMGPALVSVWFAFASAITIFVSLAFDNLKVEITFFTVISVLAIIFLRPFAKRILSKSKDNFDAEAIDTSIVIKKIVDVSKEEKIYDVSYKGSIWTALSNEIFEIGDIPMISGFKGNKIIIKK; this comes from the coding sequence TTGGGATATGTATTTTGGTTGATACTTACAATTATATTTTCTATTATTGAATTTATGGGACCTGCACTTGTTTCAGTTTGGTTTGCTTTTGCATCTGCTATAACAATATTTGTTTCTTTAGCATTCGATAACTTAAAAGTAGAAATAACTTTTTTTACTGTTATTTCTGTTTTAGCAATTATATTTCTTAGACCTTTTGCAAAAAGAATTCTTTCTAAAAGTAAAGATAACTTTGATGCTGAGGCAATAGATACAAGTATTGTAATAAAGAAAATTGTAGATGTTAGTAAAGAAGAAAAAATTTATGATGTCAGTTACAAAGGTTCTATTTGGACTGCATTAAGCAATGAAATTTTTGAAATAGGAGATATTCCTATGATTTCTGGTTTTAAAGGGAATAAAATTATTATAAAAAAATAA
- a CDS encoding SPFH domain-containing protein, giving the protein MFYIPFFVLLVVLIAIVMFKAVKIVPESQVYIVEKLGKYYQSLSSGLNLINPFFDRVARIVSLKEQVVDFDPQAVITKDNATMQIDTVVYFQITDPKLYTYGVERPLSAIENLTATTLRNIIGDMTVDETLTSRDIINTKMRQELDDATDPWGIKVNRVELKSILPPNDIRVAMEKEMKAEREKRAKILEAQATRESAILVAEGEKQSAILRAEAEKEVKIKEAEGKAQAILEVQKAEAEAIKVLNEAKPTKEILALKSFATFEKVADGKSTKILIPSEIQNLAGFMQAIKEIK; this is encoded by the coding sequence ATGTTTTATATTCCATTTTTTGTCTTATTAGTAGTTTTAATAGCAATAGTTATGTTTAAAGCTGTTAAAATTGTTCCTGAATCACAAGTTTATATTGTTGAAAAATTAGGAAAATATTATCAATCTTTAAGTTCAGGGTTAAATTTAATCAATCCGTTCTTTGATAGAGTAGCAAGAATAGTATCTCTTAAAGAACAAGTTGTCGATTTTGATCCACAAGCAGTTATCACAAAAGATAATGCTACTATGCAAATTGATACTGTTGTTTATTTCCAAATAACTGATCCTAAGTTGTATACTTATGGTGTTGAAAGACCTTTGTCAGCTATTGAAAATTTAACTGCTACAACTCTTAGAAATATTATAGGGGATATGACAGTTGATGAAACTTTAACATCAAGAGATATCATTAATACAAAAATGCGTCAAGAATTAGATGATGCAACTGATCCTTGGGGAATAAAAGTAAATAGAGTTGAGTTAAAATCTATACTTCCTCCAAATGATATCAGAGTTGCAATGGAAAAAGAAATGAAAGCTGAAAGAGAAAAGAGAGCAAAAATTCTTGAAGCACAAGCTACAAGAGAATCTGCTATTCTTGTTGCAGAAGGAGAAAAACAATCAGCAATATTGAGAGCTGAAGCTGAAAAAGAAGTTAAAATCAAGGAAGCTGAAGGTAAAGCACAAGCAATACTTGAAGTACAAAAAGCTGAAGCTGAAGCTATTAAAGTTTTAAATGAAGCTAAACCAACAAAAGAAATTTTAGCATTAAAATCTTTTGCTACATTTGAAAAAGTTGCTGATGGAAAATCTACAAAGATTCTTATTCCAAGCGAAATTCAAAACTTAGCTGGATTTATGCAAGCTATTAAAGAAATTAAATAA